Part of the Musa acuminata AAA Group cultivar baxijiao chromosome BXJ2-7, Cavendish_Baxijiao_AAA, whole genome shotgun sequence genome is shown below.
TTAAACattgatcctaaataatcccggtcataggttactcgagagagatatcgagataaccagacagactggtgtgttgcatacccgtccatatgatggatgttgttggtctcatagctgctcatgtcgggacactagggatatagtacaggtgcttattggggaatgagttcactgattgatccacttatggaatgctggatgattgataatgtcttattatcagatagcaattctgtagtcctagtgttgtatatggtccttagacttgaggcaccaaggatgtcctatatgagtattacattctttgatatcggacttataggtctagaggttccagatctagcacaaccagtcatcgggagtggtagccaaccttacgaggactattaagtgtcaacagaggatcatccactctcggtgtcatgagaggaatatcccatgtgttctaacTCAGACAAACCTCTGACCagtgttattcggattgagagagaaagagttatataggagaatccgattataacgagactcaagtagaaacaatatgggtctgacagtaccatgccgaGTATACGGTCTttgaaatattagatggatgagggactataggtacatggtaactgatgatagacaggtccaatggattggattatcttgtattgtttggggactacgacatagtggcctagtacgtctacagccaatgagtcgagtgaattattatggagataattatTCACTAAgcgagaaggagttctgacgggtatgactcacggccagctcgatagtgggcttagagggtcatacatatatggtaggcattgcgatgagtagaggttcgaatatgagatatccgtcggagcccctattttattggatatctaataagcccctaaattattggatccgatggatgagatccaataagagccaatgagagattattggatagagattcactaatctaagaggcttgggtagttggatagagatccaatacccaatagggcagaatCGTTAAGTTgaaaggggacctctataaataagaggaaaTCAATGGTTTATAGACTAGAGCCTTTTTAGTTGTCTTCTCCTATTCTTCTCGCTTTCTCCTACtcggagtaggcctggagttttgaggagcgtcatcgcaataatattgtgtgaatcactgctagaaaggaggacgtttgacctccttcaccctctcctaaatatttacagggattcaaggatatacgatctccctaggtaacacaatcttccatatacgtagttttaagtttcatggatttttgcgcaccaattttcacacgacaatgaacatatctttggaaaattCAGGATTTTATCTTATGTTCttctgttgcgcatgtgatgtcgcccccaagattttccactactagcttacattcatcatcTAGATCATTTAAAgcgataagtaaatcatcataaactaaatgagatttgattgagtcacttacctcatcattgagtgTCATTAGAgcgtagttagcaacttcttctttaTTGGGTAGCTTCTCATCTTCGGatacacttgaatcatcccaagtttctttgagcaccttctttttctttagttgattctttttcatttggaaacattcatttttgaagtacctcggcttcttgcatttatagcacattacttgatccttttttagtttacttttgttcttagtgtcttgttttgttttgttcctttttaagaattttttaaactttcttgtaataagtgccaagtcattatcattatcattatcatcacttaagttttcacccaagtggccttctttggttctaagtgtcatgtccttcctattctttggaagattgttcttaaattcatcatgtgctatacatgttatttcataggtcatcaaggacccaataagttctttaagcagtaacttattaagatcttttgcttcttgtattgtcgttactttaggattccaattttttagaagggatcttaatatcttgttaacaaattcaaaattagaaaagcttttaccaagtgcttttagacaattgatgacatccgtaaaacgggtgtacatgtctctcatagtctcgcttggttttatatgagATAACTCATATctgtgaaccaaaagattaatttttgactattTAACCCTATTTGTGCCTTTGCGTGTGACTTCAAGTGTGTGTTTAAATCTCTTGtgcagtttcgcatatagaaacctgattaaattcattcttatcaagagcacaaaataaagcgttcatcgctttagcattcaaagagaaagttttcttttctaaatcattccattcattcattggtttgaaagacttctcaaaaccattttcaacaatgttccataaatcgaaatccaTAAAAAGTAAGAAGATTTTCATTCTGTTATGTTAGTGCTTTCGTTAAAAATGTCAATTTGAAAATCTTTTGTTTGATAAAAAActatatcggaaagatgttaacttaaaagtgtacagaagcgtagtgaataagtaagtaaagcagtttgcaatgaaagtaaagagcttaaagtaaatgcaaatcgagttttatagtggttcggttgtcatgacctatatccactcctgattcctcttcactcgaggccaccgacttccactactggtcttccttcaatgggcaaagaccaactatccttttacaaccttttctccttttaacgagtttaggagacaacccttataagcttcatacctctcttagactaagcccaaaacttaaagaggaggaggacacttagcacttttttaacTCAATATAACAACCCCTTTCTACTCAAATTCTTGTTACTCCATATAGGAAtagttgggatatttatagactccaaatgacttcaaaattaaagccaaaaaaggtctcatcccgggtttcccgagtcctgactgtaccaccactcaatctagtggtaccatcgcctagactggcggtaccaccgcctagtctggcagtactaTCGCCAGACAGAGTCTTGGAGACTGTATCTCAAAGATTGAgctactagtggtgccaccgcctggaccgacagtaccatcgcctgacccaactttgggtcattgaatgagcctttctcttagcccaaaacaaccctactttgggcccagttggcctctaattgagttgacttaattacattctaaaccaacctaattacgacctaaactaactcgatctagataaattattacaaagcacgaatcatatgttgtccagcatgtcattggttcttccgatgcTTTatttgatccttcggcacatcatcctctccttcaacgtattgcccaatcggtatgttgacaccTGTAACTttcgatcttcttggcgtaaTGTTCGAACTTTTAGCTCGATGCTTGTATTCATAGCATGAAGCCTTCTATTGTCACGTCgatcaatcctccggcccgacgtctaatcttctgacatgttgaactgtagcccaacatctgattcctcctgctttaatcaatttgcctctcctgatcgaagctagtcctacatcactcaaaatgcagattagattataacattatcaattagtttcatcatcaaaatccaagattcaacaatctccccttttttgatgatgaccacCAAttgtgatggagttaaccttaactacctctatcaatatgtcatattgatagaacatttaaattcaaaaaatcatgcaacatatcaaaatataaaaatattgaatattgaattttgatgatgaaaccaattgatagtgtttatctgatctatgttttgagtgatgtaggaagctatgaatagggagagataattaaaagcaagaagaattatgttgggccggagtgaaacatgtcagaagattggacatcgcacCGAAGTGTTGGTCGACGTATTAACAGAAGGCTTGGGGCCATGGGTtcaagcatcgggctaagaagagtagaaattacagtaaggaaattagaattgcggaggtcaattagccgattgggcaataggccacaagagaggacgatacgtcgaagaatcggacgaagcgtcaataaactaatgacatgccagacaacatttgattcaagctttgtaataattatttagatcaaagtaggttttaagcgtgtaggattaactatgatagcgattaaggcataaagtaaaatgaaatcccggagtcaagaaccagatttcgttgggagttcgagagttcgtcggaagtccaaacgttcgtcggaagttctgtcagaattgatcgagaagtctaggagcttgccaaagaagctcatcgaaactcgccaagaagatcatcgtgaagtccaggagcttgctcgaagtccattggaacattaccgagagatcatcggaagttcgccgaaagatcgtcagAAGCTTACCGGaataaacctagacttaccagacttatttagcttagtatatgcTTTAAAATtcttagttagtatataattgggtTAAAATTGTGCCGACTCAATtagaggtcaattgggcccaagtttgggctctgTTGGGTCAAGTGAAAATGCTCAAATAGTAATCTAATAGGTGAAACTAtcatgacacagtctccgagattgtgtcaggaagtgatactgcccagactcagtctccgaggctATCAAGCAATAGTACAGCTAGTTTGGGCGGTGATACTACTAATTTGGACGATGGTACtgtccagacatagtcttctaggcaatggtaccacatagtgtcagtgctacaagtgatggtaccgttaggacccgagaaacctaggataagatctttttaggctccaaatttgaaaaaacttaaggcttataaatactcctctcatccctggttaatatacattgagaacaaaaaaaaaaaaaacattattgtaatcttatatgaactcctcaaactctaaagtgttagtTTAAGCTTAAGAGAACACTCGTAAACCCTTCGTTACTGAACTTTCTTTTCTCTCACACACAATCTGAATATGTTTCATGGATTAAATCATATATGTTTTGTGGCCTTAATTTAAGCCTGACAGGGCCTCCATAGTTGCCAATAGTTTAAAGTACATCAAAGACCTGCCGAGGACAGTTTGAGAGCTCAAGATGGAAAGAAGCGGCGTAGAAGGGAGAGGGTGAAGCATAACTGCTTTGGGCCGGAGCCCAAGCAGCTTTGGAGATGGAGAGCTCCTTCCTAATGCCTCTCATGGCGGGTGTTGACCGTCCCTCCAAGGGAACGCTACGAAACTCGTGGACGTCCAAATCGTGGACGATGAGCTGAACTTGGGTCAAGCTCACTCGACATAAGAGGCTGAACTGCTTGTTTTTTGTCGCGAAGGCCCTCGACGAACTTCACCTCGAGCTGCTGCATTTATCGGGAGAAAACGTAGGAGACTCCCACGTCTTCATTCTTCAACATCAAGGTTGACATCACGTACTCTCAGTTACTTTTCGTTCTCCGAAATATTAGTAAAACCCCCTTCAGGTAGATTATAAATCACGAAATGATTATACTGTATACTCCATTTACAAGTCTAAATTTCAGAATTATTATTGACAACACACAACGGCATAAACCATATTTGCATCAGTACATCTATTCTGATTCATAGTAATTATCTAGATAATTGTTATGTTCTATATAGTTATAAACATGTTCTAAATAATGACTCATGACGTAAAAGTTATGGGGTTAGTGCTAATGAGATGTAATTACTATTAGGTCttataaataggatcatagttCATAAGCAAATGAGAGTATGTTTTTGGGAATATCTTATAAATGTTCTATATCTTATCTCTTGTTTCTATATCAATTTCTTTTATTGAAAGTATTATCTTTTAATTGCATTACAATATTCTATTTTATCGTTTTCTTGCTCTCTATCCTCAATAATATCTCCTCTGAAACTGCTGAGTTCCGGCATCGACAGCGCCTTGCAGATGTGTTGTTGGCTCTTGCGGACACCCAAATCTCCTGACAGCCTCGTGCACAACTGCAATCACCAGAGGAAGAATCAAACTGCTTGGTTTAGAACTGTGAAGCTACTTCATCAGCTACAAACCGGAGGTTTCTTTTAGCTGCAGCTTCTAAGCTCGTAATGACAAGTTCAACTTCATACCTGTCTATATAATGAAGAATCTCCATGAGATTTTCTTAGCTCCACAATATACAGAGATGGACTGAGCTCAAACACCTGATATCACCATTGTAGAGAATTGGGATCAACAGAGGATTAATAGGAAACTGTGTAAGTGGAAGTGTGAGCAAGAAGATGATCAAGATTTACCTCTGCAGCAACTGAGAGTGATGAAGAGATCCTTGGGAACTTCGAACTCTTGATTTGGTGGCTAACTTTCAGCTGCCAAAGAATGGATTTAGCAACAACTAGTTGTAATTTCTGAATGCTTTTATTATTGGACTGGCCTCAGATGGAATTATCAGATGAAGTACCAAGCACTTACTTTGCCATGTCCTCTATGGATTTGATACCCCATTTCAGTAACAATATGCTCAATCTTCTCAAACAGGTGTTTGGGTGAATGATTGGATGTGAACCTTATTTTCCTCTCTGAGACATCCTACAAAAGTCAGTCAGCAGAGGCGTTTTTGTCGGGTGTACTTTCTTTTACGTTAGTCAATTCAGTAATCAGCAGACAACAAGTTACCTCTTTCTCAAAAAAACCAGAGAGATCAAGAGAGGAAGACATGCCAATGAGTTGAAATGCATTGATTTGGGTTGGAGTAGTTCCCTTTTCATCTGACTCATTATGCTTGCAAAACATAAGGGGAATTAAGTCAGTATCACAGCCCTCAAAAGTGGCATGAAGGATCAAACTAGTACTTTTCCATGTAGTATCAGAAAATTCATTCATTGCTTACCATTTTAGTGGAAGATGGTTCACTATATGGTactaaatcatcatcatcatcaatgggGATGACTGGGGTGTAGTCTTGCTTGAACCAGTCATGTGCTTTGATCCCAGCTACATCTATCCTTGTGATGGGATTTGGATCAAGCATTCTTCTCAACAGGTCTTGAGCATCAGGGGAGAGCCACCTAGGGATCTTTGTGTCCCCCCTAAAGATCTGAACAAATGGAGAAACATTGCCATTATTTTCCATCATCTTCTCCTCACAAAACATAAATCATCCACCAATCCACTACATGCCTTCTGACAAAGCACAGCAAGATTTCTGTCATCAAATGGAAGAGACCCTGTAAGAATCACATATAGGATGACACCACAAGACCATATGTCTGATCTCGCACCATCATATCCTCTATTTTTAAGAACCtagaaataatttcataaaaagaaattgTCAAATGAAATGTTTATGAAGCACAAGTATCCAAAATGTTCATCCTTTAAATCAGGGTGTGTTACCTCAGGTGCAACATAGTTGGGGCTTCCACAGGTTGTATGCAGCAACCCATCATTCTGAGACAATAAGGCAGGAAGGAAGTTGAAACATGAGCTCTCGTCATTTTGGTTTTGGCCAACGcaaacaagaacaagaagaacaTACCCCAACATGTTGTGGTAAGGCGCTGAGGCCGAAATCTGAAACCTTTACGTTGCCCTTTCCATGCACAAGAACATTTTCTGGCTGCATCATGTGAAGAGAAAAGGTGTCATACATAAAGCACACAGAGAAGAACAAGCCGTTTAAGTGCTCAAGCAAATCTACACTGATTACCTTCAAATCTCTGTGGTAGACTCCCTTGTCATGACAGTAGCTTACAGCATCAATCAGCTGCTGGAAAAGCTTCCGACCCTCGCGTTCCGAGAGCCTTCCCTTCAGTGCCTTTGTAATCGATCATGCCAGTATAAGAATGATGAATCAACAACTGATTCACTCAAGAACTGATAGAATAATAGAGACAATATATCCAACATTAAGCAACTAACTACCAAACAGTTAATAGGGGCCAGAATTCTTACAATTTTGTCGAACAATTCGCCACCATTTACGTATTCAAGCACCATGTAAATCTTAGTTTTGCTTGCTGACACCTGCATTAAAAAGAGGTCGTGTATAAGAAAAAACAAGTACAATAACAAAAGAACCAATTGGTGATATGTCCATCAATTACTTAAGACAGCAAGTAAAAGTGACGAATGACATCTCATTCAAGGTCTGTAGGGTACTGTCGTGGTTCAAAGAATcacatgcatgatatgatgcttcctttttcttttaagaaaaatGGATGCATCAAACGTAGAAAGGCATGATGCTGATGTCCCATGTGTTGCTGAGACACGCATGCAATATAGATGCCATTCTGTCACCAATGAATTAGACTACGTGACCTGTGGGCCTGTCCCAAATGGGCCCCACGGCGGCTAGTCCGGTTCACGGGTTCACCCACCCCGCAGGATATTATTAGAGGACGAAGACAACAGGTGGAATTGGAATCTCCATTTCCTAAATGTTCCTAAGTGGAATCCTGATGATGGTTCTCCTGAATCATAGAGGACAGGGAGGAAGATGGAGATCAGACCTCGTGTAACCTGACTACACTCGGATGCTTCAGCAGCTTCAACGTGCCGATCTCCCTCTTAATCTGACAGCAACGCAGAACAGTCAGCTCCTCCTCCTCAGAAAGAGGACGACAACAACACACGAGCTTACCTGATCGCTGAAGTTGAGGGACTGCACGCGGCTGCGGTCGAGGATCTTGACGGCGAAGGCCTGCCCGGTTTCGACGTGCTTAGCGTACTTCACCTTGCCGAAGTTGCCCTCGCCAAGCGTCCGCCCCAGCACGTACTTCCCCAGCACTCGCAATCCCTCCCCTCCTCCTTCCTTCACCATGTATAATATATATCTTCacgccttctcttcctcttctgctttCCTATGCGGTGGGGGACGgaatagagggaggaggagggggaggggccCTTTATAGACGACTGCTGCATCTCTCACCAATCAAAGCAACTGCTGCGTGCCATGTGATAGTATGCCGCGTCTCGTGGTGCGCTGGTGAGGGGATGTAACGTAGTTTCTTTGAATACGGTCAACAAACgtgatgtgcgtggacagtcaacGTCACCTCATCTCCTTGTGGTCTCAATCCAGCGTTCATATGTATATTTAACTCGGAAGAGTACGTGTCCAGATAATAAAACTTTGAACGGAACGAGTAaaatttttgaatatatatatatatatatatatatatatatatatatatatatatacatatatgaatgaTAAAAATTTATAGACGTAAGAACATTGATAATTTCTTTTGATGTAGTGCTTTGAAAGATAGGATAATAAGAACCACTACCTCCAAAAGTTTAGGTAGATTGTAATAGATTTGGATGTTGATTCATCTTCATATTAAGAACTGAAAGTAAAAAAGAATCAATTAATGAAAGAAATTATGGTGCTAAATCTTGGAAGATTCGTCGATTGGCGAAAGCTTAGCCTAATCAAAACGTAATATAAGTTCATTTTTACTGTAAGGCCAATTTTGACTTTGACCTTACTAGTAATAGACAAAAATCATGTTGATTTGTATGCATACCACGTCTAACCTATAATACCCCACCTTGATGCCTAAAgatgcaaaagcaaggaaggtaaCGTACTCATgttgtgttctctctctctctctctctctctctctctctctctctctctcgctctctctctctcatattgtAACGTATCCACCCACAAGGTTCACATTCTCCTACCCCAATAAATAAATATTCACTAAAATACCTCGGTATTTTATCTAATGCGTGTGCAAAGCATGCATGTTTGCCCAAATCCGTTACATGTACAGTGAATGAATGATTTCATGAAGTGATCTTCTATTTgaccaacaacaaaagaaaaaacatacGCGGGATGACTTTTTATTATGAATGAGTCCTATCTCATTATCCACTTCTACTTTTGGTTGAATTGATGGTAATCTATAATTTAATATGATTTTACTAGTGCTAGATGTACGAAAATAAAAAATGTATCGAGTCGTACGATCTTAAATAATGCAGATTAACTTCAGCCACACAAGCCAAAACATCATatgtgataataaaaaatattataatataaaatacatataaaagaaagaaaggatgaatttatgaaaaaaaatttctttttgttGAATTTTTCCCCAGAAACAATCTCTCATATTCAGAATTTTCTAACGTGATCTTATTTTTACCTAATACATGGAATACTAGTGATCTTACAATCAATCATCTCCCACTTTTTCCTTCACCTTCCTACATATCGGTTCATAGGGTAAATCGGTCCAGCTATAGTGTTTTTACatcatgttatagtatttttaacaaTACTAGAAGAtactataacataatatttttttataaattttataaaaattctaTGTCTACAATGTTTTTACATTGCACTATAGTGTTTTGGATAATACTAGGAAAATATTGTGatgtataaaaagaaaattatgttACAAGGTTGAATCTTACCTTTGTCACTTATCattcgaaatatatatatatatatatatatatatatatatatatatatatatatatatagtattataatattttcatagttttactaaaaatactataaattaatataaaaatagtgAGTTAGTGGCTCTGACTATTCTAGATATTGTGGAAATGGATCAATCTATTACATTTACAAACTAGATTACATTTGAGACATGAAATAAGCCAATTAGATAGAAGGAGATtgcataaatattaaataaacatcaGATGGACTGATAAATACGGATCGAAACTTATCCAATAATATAATGCTAAAAATCTTGATTTGGGTGACCGACTATCCCCAAGGCTAAAGTATTTTAAAGTATAACGTATTGTTTAAATTATCATCAAATCATTTTAGACTAATATGGATTAATGTATCCGATTTATTATATGGAATAATATCCTATCACATCACTTGAGAAAGATTTATTATTGATGATCCATGTTTCCATTTGATTTAATGACCATTTTGGAAGCTGTCTCCGAAGAATCCAAAAGCCATAACAAGTTGGGCAAAAGGAGACTTAAAAGACTCGTTCCTCCTTCCCCATCGCCCAACCGACCTTCCTGTCCTGTAATAATCAATTAATTTGTGGGGCCACACAATCGATGGACCAATCAAGGGCCAGATGCGTCCTCTCCGACGTCGTTTCGGCCATTGAATGGGGTGGGGTCCACGAATAAGCTGGTGGGGACCAATCAGATTGCACGATTCTGCAATCAGAGAATTATTGTGAATAcgatttaattaaattttttttatacttaCAAATTAGGAGGTCGTTTTCACGATTAAATAAATCTTTGAATTATGCTTTAGAAGGATTTCGTTATATTTGCGTTTtctaaaacatttttttttctttctacgtaTGTTTCCTTTGCAAGATTCTCTTTAATGAGGATTAAAATGATCTATTAATTGAAATTAAAATTACAGCAAATTTCCTCAGAACAAAATTATTAGAAGCAAACATAAATGCAATCCGATTAACGTTTTTCTATGCACACGATTAGATATGTGCGAATATTTATACATTCGCCCGAAACAATGCATTATCAATCAGGTAGGTAGCAAAAAATAAGATACTGATCATATGTTTCACATGGCTGAAAACCTACAAAATGTGGTGGCTCACAAGCCTCCGAGACAAACGCATTATGCTCTCTTGGATCACCAATAGCCACATTATTTCCACGGATAAAAAGCCAAACAACTCGATTCGTGTGGGGTTTCGTGTGGAAAGACGAGTTGCTTGTTTTTTTGACATGTCCCCCCATAATTGGCTTAATGGGTTGGATATCATCCTCACAAGTTTCATTTGGTTTTGCTATAAATCAAAAGAGTTTTTTTTGGTCTTTTCTTGTGGTGCTCAAACCATAGTTTCTTAGTCTCTCATGAGAAAAAAAGGAGTATGAAAAAAGGGAAGGGAACAAAATATTTCAggctgtgagagagagagagagaagcttgtGTTTTCTATTTTTTATCACAAACTTGAGGTTCTCAGTAGGGTTGGGGACATTATTGAAGGTGAAGGCAAAGATAAAACAAACGGACCGTGGGATATTACCGTGGAAACAAATGATGCACCACAGCAACTCTATCACCTCATGTCTCAAGAGTGGAGCATGGAGATCATGATGTTGATCTTTCAGTGCAAATTTATTAGTGCTCTGTCTTGCTCGATTGTTGCTGTGTTCTTTTGATAGCAGAAAAGATTTCTTTAACTAtataactatacgaggaaatctctttcAGAAAAATCATCCCTCATAAATAGGAGAGaaatatgttaatgtattcaagctaaatctacttcaataaagcttcttcaataattgttcttatcttccattctttcatcatggtatcagagctgtttgcctagagcaagctctcttctcgctgccgaCTCATCACTGTTGCTTCTCCACTTCCGGTGACAAAAGAAAAGGCTTTCTACTACTGCTTTTCCATCGTTAGGCCATTGGTGCGACAAATCTTTCCTCCTCGGCGAACGACAACTATCTTCTTCACTATCCCTCTATGCCAAAGTCTGTTCCCTTCTACTGTGGTGTCTCTAGTGCTACGCTCACTAGCACTGCCCCATCTTTCCTCTTCTGCTGcacctctattgcagctttctcctctattgtACCTTTGCTGTAGCTTCCTCTTCTActatagcatcactgcaacatcgCTGCA
Proteins encoded:
- the LOC103974388 gene encoding CBL-interacting protein kinase 1 — translated: MVKEGGGEGLRVLGKYVLGRTLGEGNFGKVKYAKHVETGQAFAVKILDRSRVQSLNFSDQIKREIGTLKLLKHPSVVRLHEVSASKTKIYMVLEYVNGGELFDKIALKGRLSEREGRKLFQQLIDAVSYCHDKGVYHRDLKPENVLVHGKGNVKVSDFGLSALPQHVGNDGLLHTTCGSPNYVAPEVLKNRGYDGARSDIWSCGVILYVILTGSLPFDDRNLAVLCQKIFRGDTKIPRWLSPDAQDLLRRMLDPNPITRIDVAGIKAHDWFKQDYTPVIPIDDDDDLVPYSEPSSTKMHNESDEKGTTPTQINAFQLIGMSSSLDLSGFFEKEDVSERKIRFTSNHSPKHLFEKIEHIVTEMGYQIHRGHGKLKVSHQIKSSKFPRISSSLSVAAEVFELSPSLYIVELRKSHGDSSLYRQLCTRLSGDLGVRKSQQHICKALSMPELSSFRGDIIEDREQENDKIEYCNAIKR